One window of the Oligoflexia bacterium genome contains the following:
- a CDS encoding DEAD/DEAH box helicase, which produces MSITKFLDFDLIEPLHRAVSESGYTTPTPIQIAAIPNLLLGKDLLGCAQTGTGKTAAFALPILNRLVKFDRRADKRQTRVLVLTPTRELAIQIHDSFKTYGKHLRLRHAVVYGGVGQNPQVNALSSGVDVLVATPGRLLDLINQRFLSLQMLDVFVLDEADRMLDMGFIHDIRKIIAMLPVKRQNLFFSATMPPDIKKLADTILRNPVFVEVTPVSSTVELIQQSVMYVPREKKKDLLKHVLKDTAVSRVIVFTRTKHTANKVSEVLARIGIKSSAIHGNKSQSARQGALEDFRSGRIRVLVATDIAARGIDIDDITHVINFEVPNISESYVHRIGRTARAGTKGIAISFCDAEERSFIRDIEKLIAQPIPVERGQPYHSDEIENSRILSKGKAKAAIESKQSRPHNNNRNRKSNWRKSASSGNTRKQPR; this is translated from the coding sequence ATGAGTATTACCAAATTTTTAGATTTTGATCTTATTGAACCACTTCATCGAGCTGTTAGTGAATCAGGGTATACAACACCCACACCCATTCAAATTGCAGCCATTCCAAATCTTCTTTTAGGAAAAGATTTACTGGGTTGCGCCCAAACAGGCACTGGAAAAACTGCAGCTTTTGCATTACCAATTTTAAATCGGCTGGTTAAATTCGATAGACGCGCTGATAAAAGACAAACGCGGGTTCTTGTTCTAACGCCCACAAGAGAACTTGCTATACAAATTCATGACAGCTTTAAAACTTACGGCAAACATCTGAGGCTTCGTCATGCTGTTGTTTATGGGGGTGTTGGGCAAAACCCGCAAGTTAATGCGCTCTCAAGTGGGGTCGATGTTCTTGTTGCCACCCCAGGGCGTTTACTTGATCTGATTAACCAAAGATTTCTTAGCCTTCAAATGTTAGATGTATTTGTTTTAGATGAAGCTGATCGAATGTTAGATATGGGTTTTATTCATGACATCCGAAAAATCATCGCAATGTTACCTGTAAAAAGACAAAATTTATTTTTCTCTGCAACAATGCCCCCGGATATTAAAAAATTAGCTGACACTATATTAAGAAATCCAGTTTTTGTCGAAGTAACACCTGTTTCAAGTACTGTTGAACTCATTCAGCAATCAGTGATGTATGTGCCACGTGAAAAAAAGAAAGATCTTTTAAAGCATGTCCTTAAAGACACGGCCGTAAGCCGCGTGATTGTATTTACACGCACAAAACATACTGCCAATAAAGTATCTGAAGTACTAGCTCGCATAGGCATTAAAAGTTCAGCTATTCACGGAAATAAATCTCAATCAGCAAGACAGGGTGCACTTGAAGATTTTCGCTCTGGGCGCATTCGAGTACTTGTCGCTACAGACATCGCTGCTCGCGGCATAGATATTGACGACATCACTCATGTTATTAATTTTGAAGTTCCAAATATTTCTGAAAGCTATGTTCATCGCATAGGGAGAACAGCTAGAGCTGGAACAAAAGGAATCGCGATCTCATTTTGTGATGCTGAGGAACGATCATTTATTCGCGATATCGAAAAATTAATTGCTCAACCTATTCCAGTTGAACGAGGCCAGCCCTACCACTCTGATGAAATTGAAAATTCAAGGATTTTATCAAAAGGCAAAGCTAAAGCTGCTATTGAGAGTAAGCAAAGCCGACCACATAATAATAATCGTAATCGAAAATCAAATTGGCGTAAGAGTGCTAGTAGTGGCAACACGAGAAAACAACCTAGATAA
- the ftsY gene encoding signal recognition particle-docking protein FtsY, translated as MNMNFDTQILLQVGLALFAFIVAIFVWVKKRTIQGRGPEVELQKQESPRDIKSILSKTRQAFSDKFDALVLSTKKIDSTFVESLEELLYTSDLGPKTVEKLLGVVRSKLSRGELGDLKSVKKALQEEISLILYSVEKVNDNQQLSPHIVLVVGVNGVGKTTSIGKLAHFYVSKGKKVLIVAGDTFRAAAGAQLSVWSERAQVDFYSSSTTVDAAAVAYEGIQKGLSQKVDVIIVDTAGRLHTKDNLMEELKKIKRVMGKAHLESPHEVLLVIDANSGQNAIVQAKQFNDAIGVTGLIVTKLDGTARGGVIVGIAVEVGIGVQFIGVGEKMTDLKIFSSSEYAQGLLSV; from the coding sequence ATGAATATGAACTTTGATACACAAATTCTTCTTCAAGTAGGCTTAGCTCTTTTTGCGTTTATCGTGGCTATATTTGTTTGGGTCAAAAAGCGCACGATCCAAGGTCGAGGTCCAGAGGTTGAGCTTCAAAAACAAGAATCACCTAGAGATATCAAATCAATATTATCTAAAACACGACAGGCTTTTTCAGACAAGTTTGATGCACTGGTTTTAAGTACTAAAAAAATCGATAGTACTTTTGTTGAGTCATTAGAAGAACTTCTTTACACCAGTGATTTGGGTCCAAAAACAGTTGAAAAATTGCTAGGAGTGGTACGCTCAAAACTTTCTAGGGGCGAATTAGGAGATCTCAAAAGTGTGAAAAAAGCACTTCAAGAAGAAATAAGCCTTATTTTATACTCTGTAGAAAAAGTAAATGATAACCAACAACTTTCTCCTCACATTGTTCTAGTTGTTGGAGTCAATGGAGTTGGTAAAACAACTTCCATCGGAAAACTTGCACATTTTTATGTAAGCAAAGGTAAAAAAGTTCTTATCGTGGCAGGAGATACATTTCGAGCTGCTGCAGGTGCGCAACTTAGTGTATGGAGTGAACGTGCACAAGTAGATTTTTATTCTTCGTCTACGACCGTAGATGCAGCTGCCGTTGCTTATGAAGGCATTCAAAAAGGCCTTTCCCAAAAAGTCGATGTGATAATCGTTGATACAGCTGGAAGATTACACACAAAAGATAATTTGATGGAAGAGCTTAAAAAAATAAAACGAGTCATGGGTAAGGCGCACTTAGAAAGCCCTCACGAAGTCTTGCTCGTCATTGATGCTAATAGTGGTCAAAATGCGATTGTTCAGGCAAAACAATTTAACGACGCCATTGGTGTAACAGGACTCATCGTTACAAAATTAGATGGTACGGCCCGAGGCGGAGTCATTGTCGGTATAGCAGTTGAAGTGGGTATTGGTGTTCAATTTATCGGTGTTGGCGAGAAAATGACAGATCTCAAAATATTTTCATCTAGCGAATACGCCCAAGGTCTCTTGTCAGTTTAA
- a CDS encoding redoxin domain-containing protein: MLNVGDFAFDFDLPTSDGKIIKLSDRLKLHSPILIVFYKFDCPTCQFTFKHLPHILNQLGDEHFLAIAQDAQVETEKFKASYSYQGNIVCDVKPYPVSSKFGITFVPTFFVVEQDLKISNVGEGFDKIIIDNFSKKIALAKSISQFQTFRPAEQVPLLKPG, translated from the coding sequence ATGTTGAATGTAGGGGATTTTGCATTTGATTTTGATCTACCGACCTCTGACGGTAAAATAATTAAGCTCAGTGATCGGCTTAAACTTCATTCACCAATACTGATTGTATTTTACAAATTTGATTGTCCAACTTGTCAGTTCACTTTTAAACACCTTCCTCATATTTTAAATCAATTAGGTGACGAACATTTTTTAGCTATTGCGCAAGATGCACAAGTAGAAACAGAAAAGTTTAAGGCCTCTTATTCTTATCAAGGTAACATTGTGTGTGATGTGAAGCCGTATCCGGTTTCTTCTAAATTCGGTATCACCTTTGTGCCAACATTTTTTGTAGTAGAACAAGACCTCAAAATCTCAAATGTCGGTGAGGGTTTTGATAAGATTATAATTGATAATTTTTCAAAGAAAATAGCACTGGCAAAAAGTATAAGTCAGTTTCAGACTTTTAGGCCCGCTGAACAAGTTCCACTTTTAAAACCTGGTTGA
- a CDS encoding 2Fe-2S iron-sulfur cluster-binding protein — protein MKVKFLPSGQEFEIKEGESVLELAKKHGLFVKSICGGLPSCAECRVKVVAGEHNVMPPSFKEKSLIGSAYFIDHSRLSCQVKCMGDITVDLSEQVEKQNAQPASKKARMPLRYKKEVKGPKGD, from the coding sequence ATGAAAGTTAAATTTCTCCCTTCGGGGCAAGAGTTTGAAATAAAAGAAGGTGAAAGCGTATTAGAGCTTGCCAAGAAACATGGACTTTTCGTTAAGTCAATTTGCGGCGGGCTCCCCAGTTGCGCTGAGTGCCGCGTTAAGGTCGTCGCCGGCGAGCACAATGTCATGCCCCCGTCGTTTAAAGAAAAATCTCTGATTGGGTCTGCCTACTTTATTGATCACTCAAGACTGAGCTGTCAGGTTAAATGTATGGGCGACATCACAGTGGATTTATCAGAGCAGGTTGAAAAACAAAATGCACAGCCAGCCAGCAAAAAGGCACGTATGCCACTTAGGTATAAAAAAGAAGTTAAGGGCCCCAAGGGTGATTAA
- the tyrS gene encoding tyrosine--tRNA ligase encodes MLSASEQLTQLKKGIIDLVSEKELLVKLEKSVKTGKPLRIKAGFDPSAPDLHLGHTVLINKMRQFQRLGHEVIFLIGDITGMVGDPSGKNETRKPLTREEVKSNGETYARQIFKLLDPKTTIIEYNSKWFGPFDVFDIFKLCGQYTVARMLERDDFQKRYESHAPISIHEFLYPLLQGYDSVALKADVELGGNDQRFNLLVGRDMQKSYGQEPQVVMTVPLLEGLDGVNKMSKSLNNYIGVDENPRDMFGKTMRLSDELMVKYYELLTDITPAELTDLKDKMSQKKLNPRDVKIELAKQFVERFHSKDEAEKSKQEFFEIFSNKGIPTDIPEWKTSPVSDIWVCKLMVDAGLTTTTSEAKRLVEGGGVERDGEKITDSKLKLNLKSGESFVLKAGKKKFVKIVVNN; translated from the coding sequence ATGCTATCTGCAAGCGAACAACTCACTCAGCTTAAAAAAGGCATTATAGATCTGGTTTCAGAGAAAGAGCTTCTTGTGAAGCTTGAGAAATCTGTGAAAACAGGCAAGCCATTACGTATTAAAGCTGGATTTGATCCTTCAGCGCCTGATCTGCATCTTGGTCACACAGTACTTATAAATAAAATGAGACAGTTTCAGCGTTTAGGTCATGAGGTGATATTTCTCATCGGCGATATTACGGGCATGGTGGGTGATCCTTCAGGTAAAAATGAAACACGAAAGCCATTGACCCGAGAAGAAGTTAAATCCAATGGTGAGACTTATGCGCGCCAAATTTTTAAGCTTCTTGATCCTAAGACAACTATCATTGAGTACAATTCAAAGTGGTTTGGCCCTTTTGATGTGTTTGATATTTTTAAACTGTGTGGGCAATACACGGTAGCTCGAATGCTTGAGCGCGATGACTTTCAAAAACGTTATGAAAGTCATGCGCCAATTAGTATTCATGAGTTTTTATATCCGTTACTACAAGGTTACGACAGTGTGGCTTTAAAAGCTGATGTAGAACTCGGTGGCAATGACCAACGTTTTAATTTGTTGGTTGGGCGCGATATGCAAAAATCATATGGTCAAGAGCCACAAGTAGTGATGACAGTTCCGTTACTCGAAGGCCTTGATGGCGTAAATAAAATGTCGAAGAGCCTCAATAATTACATCGGAGTTGATGAAAATCCACGAGACATGTTTGGCAAGACCATGCGCTTGAGTGATGAGCTCATGGTGAAATATTATGAACTTTTAACAGATATTACACCTGCTGAACTTACAGATTTAAAAGATAAAATGTCTCAGAAAAAACTAAATCCTCGTGATGTTAAAATTGAATTAGCAAAACAATTTGTTGAACGTTTTCATTCAAAAGATGAAGCTGAAAAATCGAAACAAGAATTTTTTGAAATTTTCTCAAACAAAGGTATCCCCACTGATATTCCTGAGTGGAAGACATCTCCTGTTTCAGATATCTGGGTATGTAAACTTATGGTAGATGCTGGTTTGACAACTACGACCAGTGAAGCAAAACGACTTGTTGAAGGTGGTGGTGTTGAACGTGATGGAGAAAAAATCACTGATTCAAAATTAAAACTCAATCTTAAATCAGGTGAGAGTTTTGTTTTAAAGGCCGGCAAAAAGAAATTCGTAAAAATTGTGGTGAATAATTGA
- the zapA gene encoding cell division protein ZapA: protein MSGHQNGPKDQQKHVLEVIIAGIPLKLKSGQDPDLVKKLVSFVDKKVQEALPATKNGSVQNAALLAALNLAEELFELKARALQQLEKFEKKAQKALSDLETSKPTTRPGLDN from the coding sequence ATGTCGGGTCACCAAAATGGTCCAAAAGACCAACAAAAGCATGTTTTAGAAGTGATTATTGCCGGTATCCCGTTGAAATTAAAATCGGGACAAGACCCTGACTTGGTAAAGAAATTGGTGTCCTTTGTCGATAAAAAGGTACAGGAGGCACTGCCAGCCACTAAAAATGGCTCAGTTCAAAACGCCGCATTATTAGCAGCACTGAACTTGGCAGAAGAACTTTTCGAACTCAAAGCGCGAGCGCTACAACAGTTGGAAAAGTTTGAAAAGAAGGCTCAAAAGGCATTAAGTGACCTTGAGACTTCGAAGCCTACGACGCGCCCTGGGCTAGATAATTGA
- a CDS encoding alpha/beta hydrolase, which yields MNRILLKSGHEISYFEQGQGPLLFLIHGFGGTHSDWQSTLDAFTPHYRVIIPDFMRQYMQDPKRENPLTFFDHVEILHEFVKVISHDQSERYIVGASYGGALTWGVLIHNPELFKAAVLVGPMPCNPTLKFENRTIKVFVDLARHPLLLELYLVSPLGKIRLPLIESIFHAPWIRPGRRRKFAFLSPRKAKLISHVIRSFAWIVRHEDWAYWESRFHRIKQRVQILYGSDDRIFKEGVNTGFARAIPGAEVKMIDNCGHLAMLEQPKQIAEEILKFFKTCE from the coding sequence ATGAACCGTATTCTTCTAAAATCAGGCCATGAAATCAGTTATTTTGAGCAAGGTCAGGGCCCCCTTTTATTTTTGATACATGGTTTTGGTGGTACACATTCTGATTGGCAATCTACGTTAGATGCATTTACCCCACATTATCGTGTGATCATTCCAGATTTTATGCGTCAGTACATGCAAGATCCTAAACGAGAAAACCCATTAACATTTTTTGATCATGTAGAGATCCTTCACGAGTTTGTAAAAGTTATTTCCCATGATCAGAGTGAGCGTTACATTGTTGGGGCAAGTTATGGAGGAGCACTTACTTGGGGAGTTCTTATTCATAACCCTGAGTTATTTAAAGCCGCTGTACTTGTAGGCCCCATGCCGTGCAATCCAACTTTGAAGTTTGAAAATAGAACTATAAAAGTTTTTGTCGATTTAGCAAGGCATCCACTTTTGCTTGAACTTTATTTGGTGTCACCTCTAGGAAAAATTAGACTGCCACTGATTGAATCTATTTTTCATGCGCCTTGGATTCGACCTGGTAGGCGACGAAAGTTTGCTTTTTTGAGTCCTAGAAAAGCAAAACTTATTTCACACGTCATTCGAAGTTTTGCTTGGATCGTACGTCATGAAGATTGGGCTTATTGGGAGAGTCGATTTCACCGCATCAAACAACGGGTTCAAATTCTTTATGGTTCTGATGATCGTATTTTTAAAGAAGGTGTGAATACTGGTTTTGCGCGAGCGATTCCTGGTGCTGAAGTTAAAATGATTGATAACTGTGGTCATTTAGCAATGTTAGAACAACCTAAACAAATTGCAGAAGAGATTCTTAAATTTTTTAAAACCTGCGAATAA
- a CDS encoding 5-formyltetrahydrofolate cyclo-ligase translates to MSSQSKNVWRAHMLETRSELGPDKINQFNREICKNVSSILTEAGGLGDLKHRPLWAGYKSFRWEADPAQAVIECAPSIRWAFPRVLPDTQMEFLEPFLTDCQWIKNSWGIWEPDIRTAEKINLSDCMGVLVPGVAFDRQGHRLGYGKGYYDRVLADFKGLKVGVAFSVQITPETLPHDDQDVAMDLIVTDTEIVRIKTGRH, encoded by the coding sequence ATGTCATCGCAATCTAAAAATGTCTGGCGCGCGCATATGCTTGAAACGCGTAGCGAGCTTGGGCCAGATAAAATCAATCAGTTCAATCGTGAAATCTGTAAGAATGTATCTTCCATATTGACCGAAGCTGGTGGTTTAGGCGATTTAAAACACCGGCCTCTATGGGCTGGGTATAAAAGTTTCCGTTGGGAAGCTGATCCGGCACAAGCTGTCATAGAATGTGCTCCCTCAATTCGATGGGCATTTCCCCGTGTATTGCCAGATACACAAATGGAATTTTTAGAGCCTTTCCTAACAGATTGCCAATGGATTAAAAATTCTTGGGGAATTTGGGAACCAGATATTCGCACTGCAGAAAAAATAAATTTATCAGATTGTATGGGTGTACTCGTACCAGGTGTGGCCTTTGATCGGCAAGGACACAGACTTGGATACGGTAAAGGTTATTACGATAGGGTCCTCGCCGATTTTAAAGGACTCAAAGTAGGGGTGGCTTTTTCGGTGCAGATTACACCGGAAACCCTTCCCCATGACGACCAAGATGTGGCCATGGACCTCATCGTTACAGACACAGAGATTGTGCGCATCAAGACTGGTCGTCACTAG
- a CDS encoding Na/Pi cotransporter family protein: protein MALYQHLILLFAGICFFMYGMQVASLNLQIIAADRVRFFMSKLAERQFIGILSGIGLTVLLQSSSAVTVMLVNLASAGVVTLTQVMGVIIGTAVGTTITVQLISFNVTAIALYIVILGFLILFLSKSKKAQEVGTIIFGFGLIFYGLLMMGEAVSVVKDIQGFKELFKYLNENPLVAFALSTLLTAFVHSSAVTIGLAMTLATNGVITLYDSMFWMYGANLGTTATALMASLGGSYAGRQVAIAHFFYKAISVLAILFFTTPFVVLVSATAGDATHQIANAHTIFNIASALLFYPFINWGARFIEKLFPRPHSEKEFGAKYLDAKSFSSPPMAFANAIREMLRMADYALEMVRLSPQAFEKDDPDFTEELKKIDKKIDTLNKEIKLYLVRLTDEKLTEIQNGRVVNLIALVSDIENIGDVVDKNILALAKKKSTLKVTFSEQGWIEVREFHRLVVENFELAISAFSLNNQELAEKVIRNKHNLRMQEQKLRETHIQRLSRKMQDSVNTSNIHMDLLSALRRVNSYACNLVYPVLNAHAKGLFPPDDTNGSKDSF, encoded by the coding sequence ATGGCATTGTATCAACATTTGATTCTTCTTTTTGCCGGCATCTGTTTTTTTATGTATGGAATGCAAGTTGCGTCACTTAATCTTCAAATCATAGCCGCTGATCGTGTTCGCTTTTTTATGAGTAAACTCGCTGAGAGACAATTCATCGGAATACTCAGCGGTATCGGGCTCACTGTTCTTTTACAATCGTCTAGTGCAGTTACAGTAATGCTTGTGAATCTTGCAAGTGCAGGTGTAGTTACGCTCACTCAAGTAATGGGTGTAATTATCGGAACCGCTGTTGGCACAACTATCACTGTTCAATTAATTAGTTTTAACGTAACAGCCATTGCCCTTTATATCGTAATCCTTGGATTTCTTATTTTGTTTTTAAGCAAAAGTAAAAAAGCGCAAGAAGTTGGCACCATCATCTTTGGCTTTGGCCTTATTTTTTATGGCCTACTTATGATGGGTGAAGCGGTTAGTGTTGTAAAAGATATTCAAGGCTTTAAAGAATTATTTAAATATCTTAATGAAAATCCACTTGTAGCTTTTGCATTATCAACATTACTTACAGCTTTTGTACATTCAAGTGCGGTAACGATTGGTCTTGCTATGACGCTCGCAACAAATGGTGTTATCACATTGTATGATAGTATGTTTTGGATGTACGGCGCTAATTTAGGAACAACTGCCACAGCTCTGATGGCAAGTCTTGGTGGTAGTTATGCTGGTCGCCAAGTAGCAATTGCGCATTTTTTCTACAAGGCCATAAGTGTACTAGCGATACTTTTTTTCACAACTCCATTTGTGGTATTGGTTTCAGCAACTGCCGGTGATGCCACTCACCAAATCGCAAATGCGCATACAATCTTTAACATCGCATCAGCACTTTTATTTTATCCATTTATTAATTGGGGAGCTCGTTTTATAGAAAAACTTTTTCCAAGGCCACATTCTGAAAAAGAATTTGGCGCAAAATATCTTGATGCAAAATCATTTAGTTCACCACCCATGGCATTTGCAAATGCAATACGAGAGATGCTGCGTATGGCAGATTATGCTCTTGAGATGGTAAGATTATCACCCCAAGCTTTTGAAAAAGATGATCCTGATTTCACAGAAGAATTAAAAAAAATCGATAAGAAAATCGATACACTCAATAAAGAAATCAAACTTTATCTTGTTCGACTTACCGATGAAAAACTCACCGAGATACAAAACGGGCGTGTGGTGAATCTTATTGCCCTTGTGAGTGATATAGAAAATATCGGTGATGTTGTTGATAAAAATATCTTAGCTCTCGCCAAAAAGAAATCAACTTTGAAGGTGACTTTCAGTGAACAGGGTTGGATCGAAGTTAGAGAATTTCATAGACTTGTAGTTGAAAATTTTGAATTAGCAATTAGTGCGTTTAGTCTCAATAACCAAGAACTTGCTGAAAAGGTGATTCGCAATAAACACAATTTGCGTATGCAAGAACAAAAATTGAGAGAAACCCACATTCAACGCCTTTCGCGCAAAATGCAAGACTCAGTTAATACTAGTAACATCCATATGGATTTGCTTTCGGCATTACGACGAGTAAATAGCTATGCATGTAATCTTGTTTATCCCGTCTTAAATGCTCACGCCAAGGGTTTGTTTCCTCCTGACGATACTAACGGTTCTAAGGATTCATTTTAA
- the rny gene encoding ribonuclease Y yields the protein MDLITIGLAAFALVIGIVAGLMFKRSADGKKIKSANQQAAILLAKAKENAALAETQARNRARNIEQLAQQTVEKETRKREQEARDVERRVREKETQLDQKIVTFETREKRLKEQEERIQVVEGKVSETLTEVKNKLEQTSNMTQDDAKKLLIDTMQDEARHDAAKIIKVIEDEAKQEAEKRAKKIISLAISRYAGEYSSERTVSVVALPSDEMKGRIIGREGRNIRALEAATGMDLIIDDTPEAVIISGFDPVRREVARLSLETLLQDGRIHPARIEEVVDKMKSGLLKSIKEDGDKAMFDLGVHGVHPEIVKLIGSLKYRTSYTQNNYTHSIEVGFLAGIMAGELGANTKVARRAGVLHDLGKALDHSIEGSHAVIGADFAKKYGETQEVIHAIRAHHEDEKPDTIIAQLVQAADALSGARPGARREMMESYVNRLEDLETIGNSFDGVLRTFAIQAGREIRVLVESEKVTDEQSIMLSRDIARKIEREMTYPGQIKVTVVRETRAVEHAR from the coding sequence ATGGATCTAATCACAATAGGTTTAGCGGCATTTGCCCTCGTAATCGGAATCGTCGCTGGTTTAATGTTCAAACGTTCAGCAGATGGCAAAAAAATCAAGTCTGCTAATCAACAAGCAGCAATACTTTTAGCTAAAGCAAAAGAAAATGCAGCACTTGCTGAAACACAAGCTCGAAATCGCGCTCGTAATATCGAGCAACTGGCTCAACAAACTGTTGAAAAAGAAACACGCAAAAGAGAACAAGAAGCAAGAGATGTTGAGCGTCGTGTTCGCGAAAAAGAAACTCAACTTGATCAAAAAATTGTGACTTTTGAAACTCGTGAAAAGCGACTTAAAGAACAAGAAGAGCGCATTCAAGTTGTTGAAGGTAAAGTGAGTGAAACACTTACTGAAGTGAAAAATAAATTAGAACAAACTTCTAATATGACTCAAGACGATGCGAAAAAACTTCTCATCGATACTATGCAAGATGAAGCGCGTCATGATGCAGCTAAAATTATTAAAGTTATTGAAGACGAAGCTAAACAAGAAGCTGAAAAACGAGCCAAAAAAATTATCTCACTCGCAATTTCTCGCTACGCAGGTGAATACAGCTCTGAAAGAACTGTTTCAGTTGTGGCACTTCCAAGTGATGAGATGAAAGGTCGTATCATTGGTCGTGAAGGGCGAAACATCAGAGCCCTTGAAGCTGCTACTGGCATGGATCTCATCATCGACGATACACCAGAAGCTGTTATTATTTCTGGGTTTGACCCTGTTCGTCGTGAAGTCGCAAGGCTCTCACTTGAAACACTTCTTCAAGACGGACGTATCCATCCGGCTCGTATTGAAGAGGTTGTTGATAAAATGAAAAGTGGTCTACTTAAATCAATTAAAGAAGATGGTGATAAAGCCATGTTTGATCTCGGTGTGCATGGTGTGCATCCAGAAATCGTAAAACTTATTGGTTCATTGAAATATAGAACCAGTTATACACAAAACAATTATACACATTCTATCGAAGTTGGTTTTCTTGCCGGCATCATGGCTGGTGAATTAGGTGCTAACACCAAGGTAGCAAGGCGTGCGGGGGTGCTTCATGATCTAGGTAAAGCCCTTGATCATAGTATTGAGGGAAGTCATGCTGTTATCGGCGCTGACTTTGCTAAAAAGTATGGTGAAACTCAAGAAGTTATTCACGCAATTCGTGCCCATCACGAAGATGAAAAACCTGACACCATTATCGCTCAACTTGTTCAAGCTGCAGATGCACTTTCAGGTGCTCGCCCAGGTGCAAGACGAGAGATGATGGAAAGTTATGTCAACCGTTTAGAAGATCTTGAAACAATCGGAAATAGTTTTGATGGTGTTTTAAGAACTTTTGCAATTCAAGCAGGTCGTGAAATTCGCGTACTTGTTGAAAGTGAAAAGGTTACTGACGAACAAAGTATCATGCTCAGTCGCGATATCGCGCGTAAGATCGAGCGTGAGATGACTTATCCGGGGCAAATTAAAGTTACTGTTGTGAGAGAAACTCGGGCCGTTGAGCATGCAAGGTAA
- a CDS encoding NBR1-Ig-like domain-containing protein, with product MGYRGSCKSTTLRWCSSIYRPLPGEDLTHHGFKVPVSIIPTSLRNNQSHTIYAYAIAAPTGGNNCGLWNSHRTVTLAHPINNSEFVSVSAASSMTAGSVNSVTVVMKNVGNAAWTNTDQYKLGSQNPVDNQTWGIHRVHFSADEIIAPGATKTFNFNVTAPSTPGTYNLKWQMVREGIEWFGQSSTNLSIVVQPTPLPTPTPPNIPTPTPTPQTSPTPRGTSRTLGSLGILELSKTPLRQRAGCNLSGGGNPFKSKPTKTDKAANMLLLGIPVFVLGGLRRKK from the coding sequence ATGGGGTATAGAGGTTCTTGCAAATCAACCACGCTTAGGTGGTGTAGTTCAATTTATCGACCATTACCTGGAGAAGATCTAACTCATCATGGCTTCAAAGTTCCGGTAAGTATAATTCCCACAAGTCTTCGAAATAATCAGAGTCATACTATTTATGCTTACGCAATTGCTGCACCTACGGGGGGTAACAATTGTGGTTTATGGAATTCTCATCGAACAGTCACCTTAGCTCATCCCATTAATAACAGTGAATTTGTAAGTGTGTCTGCAGCTTCCAGTATGACAGCGGGTAGTGTAAATTCTGTGACTGTAGTTATGAAAAATGTTGGTAATGCTGCATGGACAAATACAGATCAATATAAATTAGGTTCTCAAAATCCAGTTGATAATCAAACTTGGGGAATTCACCGAGTTCATTTTTCGGCTGATGAAATCATTGCGCCGGGAGCTACAAAAACATTTAACTTTAATGTAACAGCTCCAAGTACACCGGGAACATATAATTTAAAATGGCAAATGGTTCGTGAAGGTATTGAGTGGTTTGGTCAAAGTAGTACAAATTTATCAATTGTTGTGCAACCAACTCCTTTGCCAACACCTACACCACCAAACATTCCAACTCCTACTCCTACTCCACAGACGTCACCAACACCGAGGGGCACTTCAAGAACACTTGGGTCTTTAGGAATTCTTGAGTTAAGTAAAACTCCACTCAGGCAACGCGCAGGTTGTAATTTATCTGGTGGAGGTAATCCATTTAAGAGTAAACCCACCAAAACAGACAAAGCTGCTAACATGTTATTGTTGGGAATTCCGGTTTTTGTTCTTGGTGGTTTACGTCGGAAAAAATAA